The following are from one region of the Zonotrichia albicollis isolate bZonAlb1 chromosome 15, bZonAlb1.hap1, whole genome shotgun sequence genome:
- the LOC141730946 gene encoding protocadherin alpha-2-like — MGERCCAAVVRVLVLQAAWALSGGQVRYSVPEEAKAGTVVGRLAQDLGLEAGEAEARRLRLVAPGRRASVEVSGASGALVVSSRLDREELCGKSAPCALRLEVLLERPLRVFHVQLEVTDINDNAPVFPAARKNLSIAELSVPGSRFPLEGASDADIGANAQLTYTLSPSEHFSLEVKSKDENKISVLLVLTKPLDRETIPVHRLVLTATDGGRPSLTGTMELVISVLDVNDNAPQFNQSLYKVQLPENTSPGTVFLQLTATDKDEGINQEIYYSFSDAVSAKIQDLFKIDEKSGEIRTAGELDFEDTQSYDLEIEVTDKGTPSLSGHCSVDLKVLDVNDNAPEVWVTSLSVPVPEDASLGTVVALLSVSDRDSGENGRVRCWVWPASPFGLEATFAGSYSLVLREALDRERVSEYEVEVRAEDGGAPALRASRGLRVPVSDVNDNAPLFAQAVYTVLARENNAAGAELARLWARDPDEAANGRVSYSVWDGGVSVGVGGAAGSSSSGGSGWRPASSYVSVDAESGRLWALQPLDYEELQVLQFEVRAVDAGEPPLSGNATVQLFVLDENDNAPALLPPAGSAAEAGGVAAAAEAALALAGAGSESGTLWAWAAWGAPAGQVVAKIRAVDADSGYNAWLRYELWEPRGKGPFRVGLYSGEVSTARALDEADGPRQRLLIVVRDHGEPARSATATLSVSLLEAAEAALAAGSSSSLSAVSRSAAGVELGAGAASAATNVWLVVAICAVSSLFLLAVVLYGASRWAPRAAVLSGPGPTTLVCASEVGSWSYSQRHSRSLCVADGAAKSDLMVFSPNFPPPPPAPAAKDTQPEPSALLDTVSFPSFIPFSAPFYPHSDLMLL; from the coding sequence ATGGGCGAGCGTTGTTGTGCGGCGGTGGTGcgggtgctggtgctgcaggcgGCCTGGGCGCTGTCGGGCGGGCAGGTGCGCTACTCGGTGCCGGAGGAAGCCAAGGCCGGCACGGTGGTGGGCCGTCTGGCGCAGGACCTGGGCCTGGAGGCGGGCGAGGCGGAggcgcggcggctgcggctgGTGGCGCCGGGCCGGCGGGCGAGCGTGGAGGTGAGCGGGGCGAGCGGCGCGCTGGTGGTGAGCTCGCGGCTGGACCGGGAGGAGCTGTGCGGCAAGAGCGCGCCGTGCGCGCTGCgcctggaggtgctgctggagcgGCCGCTGCGCGTCTTCCATGTGCAGCTGGAGGTCACCGACATCAACGACAATGCCCCCGTCTTCCCCGCCGCCCGGAAAAACCTCAGCATCGCGGAACTGTCTGTGCCGGGGTCTCGTTTCCCGCTGGAGGGCGCGTCTGATGCGGATATCGGAGCGAACGCACAGCTCACCTACACACTCAGCCCCAGCGAGCATTTTAGCTTGGAAGTGAAATCCAAGGACGAAAATAAAATCTCTGTACTGCTCGTATTAACGAAACCTCTGGACCGCGAGACGATTCCCGTGCACCGTTTGGTGCTGACGGCGACTGACGGGGGCCGGCCGTCTCTGACGGGGACAATGGAGCTGGTGATCTCAGTGCTGGATGTGAACGACAATGCGCCTCAGTTCAACCAGTCGTTGTATAAAGTGCAGTTACCGGAAAATACGTCTCCGGGAACTGTGTTTTTACAGCTAACAGCGACAGACAAAGATGAGGGAATTAATCAAGAAATATATTATTCTTTTAGCGATGCGGTTTCTGCCAAAATTCAGGATCTTTTCAAAATTGACGAAAAATCTGGGGAAATACGGACTGCCGGTGAATTGGATTTCGAGGACACTCAGTCATATGACTTAGAGATTGAAGTAACAGATAAAGGAACACCCTCGCTTTCGGGTCACTGCAGTGTGGATTTGAAGGTTCTGGACGTGAACGACAACGCGCCGGAGGTGTGGGTGACGTCGCTGTCGGTGCCGGTGCCCGAGGACGCGTCGTTGGGGACGGTGGTGGCCCTGCTGAGCGTGTCGGACCGGGACTCGGGGGAGAACGGTCGCGTGCggtgctgggtgtggccggcgtCGCCGTTCGGTCTGGAGGCGACGTTCGCGGGCTCGTACTCGCTGGTGTTGCGCGAGGCGCTGGACCGGGAGCGGGTGTCGGAGTACGAGGTGGAGGTGCGTGCGGAGGACGGCGGGGCGCCGGCGCTGCGCGCCAGCCGCGGGCTGCGGGTGCCGGTGTCGGACGTGAACGACAACGCGCCCTTGTTCGCGCAGGCCGTGTACACGGTGCTGGCGCGGGAGAACaacgcggcgggcgcggagctGGCGCGGCTGTGGGCGCGGGACCCGGACGAGGCGGCCAACGGGCGCGTCAGCTACTCGGTGTGGGACGGCGGCGTGAGCGTGGGCGTAGGCGGCGCCGCGGGCTCCTCGTCGTCGGGTGGCAGCGGGTGGCGTCCGGCGTCGAGCTACGTGTCGGTGGACGCGGAGAGCGGGCGGCTGTGGGCGCTGCAGCCCTTGGACTAcgaggagctgcaggtgctgcagttCGAGGTGCGCGCGGTGGACGCGGGGGAGCCGCCGCTGAGCGGCAACGCCACGGTGCAGCTGTTCGTGCTGGACGAGAACGACAACGcgccggcgctgctgccgcccgCGGGCTCGGCAGCGGAGGCGGGCGgcgtggcggcggcggcggaggcggCTTTGGCGCTGGCGGGGGCGGGCTCGGAGTCGGGCACGCTGTGGGCGTGGGCGGCGTGGGGCGCGCCCGCGGGCCAGGTGGTGGCCAAGATCCGCGCCGTGGACGCCGACTCGGGCTACAACGCGTGGCTGCGCTACGAGCTGTGGGAGCCGCGGGGCAAGGGCCCGTTCCGCGTGGGGCTCTACAGCGGCGAGGTGAGCACGGCGCGGGCGCTGGACGAGGCGGACGGGCCTCGCCAGAGGCTGCTGATCGTCGTGCGTGACCACGGCGAGCCGGCGCGCTCGGCCACGGCCACGCTCAGCGTGTCGCTGCTCGAGGCCGCCGAGGCGGCGCTGGCCGCGGGCTCGTCGTCGTCGTTGTCGGCGGTGTCGCGCTCGGCGGCGGGCGTGGAgctcggggccggggcggcgagCGCGGCCACCAACGTGTGGCTGGTGGTGGCCATCTGCGCCGTGTCCAGCCTCTTCCTGCTGGCCGTGGTGCTGTACGGGGCGTCGCGCTGGGCGCCGCGGGCGGCCGTGCTCTCGGGGCCCGGGCCCACGACGCTCGTGTGCGCCAGCGAAGTGGGCAGCTGGTCCTACTCGCAGCGCCACAGCCGCAGCCTGTGCGTGGCGGACGGCGCTGCCAAGAGCGACCTCATGGTTTTCAGCCCCAACTTccctccgccgccgcccgctccTGCAGCCAAGGACACGCAGCCGGAGCCCTCCGCTCTCCTCGACacggtcagttttccttccttcattcccTTCTCCGCTCCTTTTTATCCGCACTCTGACTTAATGCTGCTTTAA
- the LOC141730942 gene encoding protocadherin alpha-2-like has translation MGERCCAAVVRVLVLQAAWALSGGQVRYSVPEEAKAGTVVGRLAQDLGLEAGEAEARRLRLVAPGRRASVEVSGASGALVVSSRLDREELCGKSAPCALRLEVLLERPLRVFHVQLEVTDINDNAPVFPAARKNLSIAESSLLGSRFPLEAASDADIGANAQLTYTLSPSEHFSLDLHRSEEYRESLFLVLTKSLDRETIPVHRLVLTATDGGRPSLTGTMELVISVEDANDNAPQFNQSVYKVHLPESAAVGTLVARVNATDPDLGSNGEVTFSVSNTFPEMGMNNFLLNARTGEINLADSVDYEEVRLYEIQIEARDKGTPSLSGHCKVVLEVVDVNDNAPEVWVTSLSVPVPEDASLGTVVALLSVSDRDSGENGRVRCWVWPASPFGLEATFAGSYSLVLREALDRERVSEYEVEVRAEDGGAPALRASRGLRVPVSDVNDNAPLFAQAVYTVLARENNAAGAELARLWARDPDEAANGRVSYSVWDGGVGVGGGAAGSSSGGSGWRPASSYVSVDAESGRLWALQPLDYEELQVLQFEVRAVDAGEPPLSGNATVQLFVLDENDNAPALLPPAGSAAEAGGVAAAAEAEAALALAGAGSESGTLWAWAAWGAPAGQVVAKIRAVDADSGYNAWLRYELWEPRGKGPFRVGLYSGEVSTARALDEADGPRQRLLIVVRDHGEPARSATATLSVSLLEAAEAALAAGSSSSSSVVSRSAAGVELGAGAASAATNVWLVVAICAVSSLFLLAVVLYGASRWAPRAAVLSGPGPTTLVCASEVGSWSYSQRHSRSLCVADGAAKSDLMVFSPNFPPPPPAPAAKDTQPEPSALLDTVSGIAFLNLSTSLFLPLLCSNCCGRRSVGASRVLKKSKAHLHLSQGPAGVPELLMVGGEGLLVKKVELYPCAVTVRT, from the coding sequence ATGGGCGAGCGTTGTTGTGCGGCGGTGGTGcgggtgctggtgctgcaggcgGCCTGGGCGCTGTCGGGCGGGCAGGTGCGCTACTCGGTGCCGGAGGAAGCCAAGGCCGGCACGGTGGTGGGCCGTCTGGCGCAGGACCTGGGCCTGGAGGCGGGCGAGGCGGAggcgcggcggctgcggctgGTGGCGCCGGGCCGGCGGGCGAGCGTGGAGGTGAGCGGGGCGAGCGGCGCGCTGGTGGTGAGCTCGCGGCTGGACCGGGAGGAGCTGTGCGGCAAGAGCGCGCCGTGCGCGCTGCgcctggaggtgctgctggagcgGCCGCTGCGCGTCTTCCATGTGCAGCTGGAGGTCACCGACATCAACGACAATGCCCCCGTCTTCCCCGCCGCCCGGAAAAACCTCAGCATCGCGGAATCGTCTTTGCTCGGGTCTCGTTTCCCGCTGGAGGCCGCGTCGGATGCGGATATCGGAGCGAACGCGCAGCTCACCTACACACTCAGCCCCAGCGAGCATTTCTCTCTGGATTTGCACCGCAGTGAGGAATATCGAGAATCCCTGTTTCTGGTACTCACGAAATCTCTGGACCGCGAGACGATTCCCGTGCACCGGTTGGTGCTGACAGCCACTGACGGGGGCCGGCCGTCTCTGACAGGGACAATGGAGCTGGTGATCTCGGTCGAGGATGCCAACGACAACGCTCCTCAATTCAACCAGTCTGTGTATAAAGTGCATCTTCCAGAGAGTGCTGCGGTGGGTACGCTGGTGGCAAGAGTGAATGCCACCGATCCTGATTTGGGAAGTAATGGAGAAGTGACATTTAGTGTGAGCAATACTTTTCCTGAAATGGGGATGAACAATTTCCTTTTAAATGCGAGGACGGGTGAAATTAATCTGGCGGACTCCGTGGACTATGAGGAGGTTCGTTTATATGAGATACAAATCGAAGCGAGGGATAAGGGCACACCCTCTCTGTCGGGTCACTGCAAGGTGGTGCTGGAGGTGGTGGACGTGAACGACAATGCGCCGGAGGTGTGGGTGACGTCGCTGTCGGTGCCGGTGCCCGAGGACGCGTCGTTGGGGACGGTGGTGGCCCTGCTGAGCGTGTCGGACCGGGACTCGGGGGAGAACGGTCGCGTGCggtgctgggtgtggccggcgtCGCCGTTCGGTCTGGAGGCGACGTTCGCGGGCTCGTACTCGCTGGTGCTGCGCGAGGCGCTGGACCGGGAGCGGGTGTCGGAGTACGAGGTGGAGGTGCGTGCGGAGGACGGCGGGGCGCCGGCGCTGCGCGCCAGCCGCGGGCTGCGGGTGCCGGTGTCGGACGTGAACGACAACGCGCCCTTGTTCGCGCAGGCCGTGTACACGGTGCTGGCGCGGGAGAACaacgcggcgggcgcggagctGGCGCGGCTGTGGGCGCGGGACCCGGACGAGGCGGCCAACGGGCGCGTCAGCTACTCGGTGTGGGACGGCGGCGTGGGCGTgggcggcggcgccgcgggCTCCTCGTCGGGTGGAAGCGGGTGGCGTCCGGCGTCGAGCTACGTGTCGGTGGACGCGGAGAGCGGGCGGCTGTGGGCGCTGCAGCCCTTGGACTAcgaggagctgcaggtgctgcagttCGAGGTGCGCGCGGTGGACGCGGGGGAGCCGCCGCTGAGCGGCAACGCCACGGTGCAGCTGTTCGTGCTGGACGAGAACGACAACGcgccggcgctgctgccgcccgCGGGCTCGGCAGCGGAGGCGGGCGgcgtggcggcggcggcggaggcggAGGCGGCTTTGGCGCTGGCGGGGGCGGGCTCGGAGTCGGGCACGCTGTGGGCGTGGGCGGCGTGGGGCGCGCCCGCGGGCCAGGTGGTGGCCAAGATCCGCGCCGTGGACGCCGACTCGGGCTACAACGCGTGGCTGCGCTACGAGCTGTGGGAGCCGCGGGGCAAGGGCCCGTTCCGCGTGGGGCTCTACAGCGGCGAGGTGAGCACGGCGCGGGCGCTGGACGAGGCGGACGGGCCTCGCCAGAGGCTGCTGATCGTCGTGCGCGACCACGGCGAGCCGGCGCGCTCGGCCACGGCCACGCTCAGCGTGTCGCTGCTCGAGGCCGCCGAGGCGGCGCTGGCCGCGGGATCTTCGTCGTCGTCCTCAGTTGTGTCGCGCTCGGCGGCGGGCGTGGAgctcggggccggggcggcgagCGCGGCCACCAACGTGTGGCTGGTGGTGGCCATCTGCGCCGTGTCCAGCCTCTTCCTGCTGGCCGTGGTGCTGTACGGGGCGTCGCGCTGGGCGCCGCGGGCGGCCGTGCTCTCGGGGCCCGGGCCCACGACGCTCGTGTGCGCCAGCGAAGTGGGCAGCTGGTCCTACTCGCAGCGCCACAGCCGCAGCCTGTGCGTGGCGGACGGCGCTGCCAAGAGCGACCTCATGGTTTTCAGCCCCAACTTccctccgccgccgcccgctccTGCAGCCAAGGACACGCAGCCGGAGCCCTCCGCTCTCCTCGACACGGTCAGTGGCATTGCTTTTCTCAACCTTTctacttctctctttcttccgCTCCTTTGCTCAAATTGCTGTGGCCGGAGGTCGGTGGGTGCTTCACGGGTGCTTAAGAAATCAAAGGCACATTTGCATCTGTCGCAGGGTCCTGCCGGAGTTCCAGAACTCCTGATGGTAGGAGGGGAAGGCTTGCTAGTGAAAAAAGTGGAGCTGTACCCCTGTGCTGTTACGGTCCGCACCTGA